From the Thermococcus sp. M36 genome, the window AGGAAGCCAGTGTCAGGGCCCTGTGAAATGGACTGGCGATGTGTTCCGCCACCAGTCCGGCCCTTTCCTCATCACCCGCCCTGTAGAACATCTCCGCGAGATGCGAAAGCACAATGTCTAGATTTTTCCGGTCCCTCACAATCCGCATCGCATACCCTGCCTTGCGCAGCAGGCCGTTCCGGATCAGGTTCATAAGTATGTCCCTCGTTAGATCAGGATGGCTCTCGGCCATGTTGAGTGCAGTTTTCAGGGCAATATCCCCGTTCATGTCGTCGCCCAGTTTGTAGAACAGGATCGCAAGGTCCGAAAGAATGACCGCGCGGTACCGGGGATTAAACAGACCGTTAGCGTAGGGGAGCAGGGACTTTATCAGTCCCCTGACCTCTTCAAGGTCCTCCGCACCAGCATCAGACGCCACTTTTTCGTCCAGCTTTTCCACCAGGGCCCGAACCACCATGCGCAGGGCCAGGAACAGATTGGCCTCCTTTTCGAGGGTACCGAGCCTCTCTATAGCACCCGCGATATCCCCGTCCCTCAGGCGGTCCTCGATTTCCTCCACTACCTCAAGCTCCGAGCGTTTTTTCTCACCCCGGATTGTCCCAAAAAACTCATCCAACTTCCCCATGTTCCACCTCCCGGCCCAAAATGAGTTCAAGGTAGGATCTCCTCTCAAACCTCTCGACACCCAGCTCCTTCAGCAGCCTTATCAGCCTCTCGACGGTTTCGTTAAGAACGTCCTCACGCTCTGCAATGGCCTCTGCCTCAACAAACTTTCCGAGGCCCTCAATCTCGTCCAGGTCTATGACAACCCCTCTGCCTACGTAGTACTTCTCCCGGACTTTCTTGATCGTCAGGACTTTTCTGAACCCCAGGCTCGTGAGTATCTCCATGTGCCTGTCGGGGTCTTGGATGGGAACCTCGACTTCTCTCCTGCTCTTCGACCTGCTGTCAATTTTCGGCCCCTTGTACGTAAGAAACGCCTCAAAATGTCCATCGAACCGTTTGATCCTTATTCTGAGGGCCTCGTCCGTGCGGGCGAAGTCCCTGCACGGGTGCTGGAAGTATGTATCCTCGTGGTACTCTCTCCTTATGAACTTGAACCTGTCCCTCACCCTCTCAAACACCATATCGTCGGCGTATCCTTTGACCTCAATCTCGATCATCATGCATTCCCCCGGCTACTATAAGCATCACAAGTGATTCCAGCCATTTAATAACGTCCATTTAAAAGCTCCAGGCGCGCCATCCGGCCAAATGCATTCCAGTCCAACGCGGCCGTATCTCACATACCGCACCCTATATTGATTTTGGCCACCGAGGTGATAAACCTTTCCCATTGAGGGTGTATAAAAGCCCAAAAACGCCAACTTGGGAGGAGAATCCGGAGAAAAATTTAAGGAAAACCCTCACGGAGTCAGGTCTATTTCGCGGAGCTCCTCAAGCATGTGTTTGGCGAGCTTTACCGTGAGATCGATGTCCCTAAGGTCAGCGGTCTCGACCTGGCTGTGCATATACCTTATCGGTATGCTCAGAACTGCGGTTGCGACGCCCTCGCGGTTTATCTGCATTATGTTGGCGTCCGTTCCGGTTGGCCTTGGTGAAGCCTCGACCTGGAGTGGAATCTCGTACTTCTTGGCAATCTCATCGGCGAAGGCTCTTATCTTGGGGTTGATGTTTGGCCCAACGTCCATGACCGGACCGCCGCCGAGCTTGGGAACTATCTTGCCTTTGTCGCCGACCTGCTTGGCGAAAGTGACGTCCATGGCGATGCCTATCTCCGGATCGATGGCGTAGCTGGCAACCCTTGCACCCCTGAGGCCGACCTCCTCCTGAACACTGGCCACAAAGTATATGTCGGCCTCATGGTTCTCGACGGCCCTGGCCGTCTCTATCATAGCGTAAAGGCAGACACGGTCGTCGAGGTACGGCGTAGCAATCCTGTTCTCGTTGAGCTGGACGAATGCAGGCGCAAACTCGCCGATGGTTCCAACCTTGAAGCCCATCTCCTCGGCTTCCTCTTTGCTGTCAGCGCCAACATCGACGACAATGGTATCCCAGTCAGCTGCCTTCTTTCTGTCCTCGGGTTTCTGGAGGTGCGGCGGTATGTGGCCCACCACGCCAAAGCGCTCGCCCTTCTCAGTGAAGAAGCGTATCCTCTGGGCAACCAGAGTCCTTGGGTCAACGCCACCGACGGGAACGACGTGGAGGTAGCCCTCCTTGTCTATATGGTTCACCATAACACCAATCTTGTCCATGTGGGCAGCTATCATAACCCTCGGCCCGCTCCCCTTCTTGTGTGCAATGACGTTGCCGAGCCTGTCGACGTAAATCTCATCGACATAATCCTCCAAGCCCTCAATGACAACGTCTCTAATCCCAAGGAACTCGTACCCAGAAACGCCCGGGGCCTCAACAACCTTTTTGAGTAGCTCTAGGTTTACCATGGCTTTCGCCTCCTTTAGATTTCCGTCTGAATGTATTCTGCTGGCTTAATAAGGTTTGCGAAAGAAAAAGAGGTCAGCCAAGGACTATCTGGAGATAGGCCTCCTCCCCCGGCTCAAGGGTTCCGACCTTCCACAGCACGACACCGTTTTCCATTGTGACGGCACCCTTCGTAGCCCTGGCATCAACGGCACTCACGTGGCGCTCGACGACAAAGTTCTCCAGCTTCCTCAACCGGGGGGCCCGGACTTTGATGAAGTAGTACCTGTCTATCCTCTCCTCAACCACGATCGGCCTGAAAAACGCCAGGTACGACGAGCCTGCAAAGATTGCCGCGGACACGAGGAGGATAAGCCCCAGCCCTGTGGAGTGTGGCGGGGACGTCCCCGATGGGGTCGAAGGGGAGTCGGGTGTGGTGCTGTTCACGGGCACCGTCCTGGAGGGGATAGGACCTGGGGGCTTCACGGCCTTTGCGACTGCAGAGCCCGAGACGTATTCATTGCTCTCTGCCTTCAGGAGGATGGTGCCGTAACCCACCCGCTCAAGATCAACAGCCGCCACACCGGACAGGTTCGTGGACAGGTACTCCCTGCCCTCTGGCCCCACGGCGATCACGGTCACGTTCGGAACGGGCTGCCCCGTAGAGTCAACTACGGTAACGATGAGGGTTTTGTTGGCCTGTTCGTAGCTTAAAAATAGCTTTTTGACATCAACGAATGTCTTAATTACGTTCCCGTCGAGGTTGAGAACGACTTCGTAGGTGCCCGGCTCCTTAACGGGGTACGAGACGTAACCGTCGGGTCCGGTAGTGAAGCTTACTCCGTTCACGGCGATGGGTATGCCCTGGACGCCGGTGCCATTCTCGTCGTACACGTGGATGATTATTATGCCGTTCCTGAACCGCACATCGTAGCGGAGGTTCCTCTGGTAGACCACAAAAGTGGCAACGTCACTCTTCTGCCTTCCCCCGAAGTTTGCCCACAGTCTGACACGGTATTCTCCTTTTTCAGGTCGGATGAGCGTAATGTTCTCCACCCATCTGTCCCCGGGAAGCAGGTACATGGCCAATCTTTTCGCCTGTACCGTTTCCCCTCCTCTCTCGATCGTGTATCCTATAAGTCCGTTGAGTATGCCGTTGGACTTTGAGGAAACCTGGAGGCGCACGGTCACGTTGCTTCCGTATACGTACTCTTCCCCGACTTCGATCCTGACATCGTAGTCAACGAGCGTCCCGACTTTGACCCTCACTCGGGCCTCGGAATACACAGAACCCACCCTAGCGATCAGCGTGAGGTTGTAGGCTCCAGGACTGGCGTTCAGGATTTTAAATGACACGGTGCCTGTTACTGTGGCGTTGGGAAGGAGGGACCCCCGGATCAGGCGGCTCTCATAGAGGAAGCCGTCATCAGGTCCCGTTATGTACACTGTTATGTTCTCAAGCTCCAGGTTCCCTGGATTAAAGAGCTCAAAAGGGATCAGAATTGAGTCGCCGGGAAGTCCGGAAAACTCCGTTTTCAGGGGTGTTATTGACAGAAGGGGCTGGGAGTGCACCAGAGGGACGTAACCCATGAGGAGGAAAAGGATCAGCGGCACAACCCAATACCTCATCCTCACCACCCCTCCAAGAGCCTCTGCCGCCCTATGACCTCCTCAAACGTGAGGTACCTCCTCGTCCTGAAGCTGATTTTGTAGTTCCTACCGCTCTTTTCAAGCTGTTCCGGAAAAAAGAAGCGCCAGCCTTTGTTCACGAACTTAACTGCCACGACGGGCCTGCCGCCAAACTGGCGTGCAAATGACACCAGCTTCTCATAATCCCCCTCGCTGAAGTAAAGCCTGTCGCTGTGGGTGCTCTTCACCTCTATGCAGAGGTAAAGCCCCCCGTTCCCCGCAACTATGTCAACCTTCTTGCTCCCGGCAGACCTCACCACAGCAAAGCCCGCATCCTCAAGCATCTTTATGAGCTCTCTCTCGGCACTTGCACCCCTTCTGTACCCCATTGAATCCCCTCGTACTACTTTGCCCGGTTAGGTTTATAAGTTATGTTGAAGACTTAGGGGCGGTGATGGGAATGACAGTCTATGAGCTGGACGGAAAGAGGCCTAAAATTCACGAGACGGCTTTCATTGATGAAAACGCATCGGTCATAGGAGACGTGGTTCTGGAAGCCAAGACGAGCGTCTGGCCCGGTGCGGTTCTCCGGGGGGACATAGAGCAGATATACGTGGGTGAGGGCTCAAACATTCA encodes:
- the cyaB gene encoding class IV adenylate cyclase, translated to MIEIEVKGYADDMVFERVRDRFKFIRREYHEDTYFQHPCRDFARTDEALRIRIKRFDGHFEAFLTYKGPKIDSRSKSRREVEVPIQDPDRHMEILTSLGFRKVLTIKKVREKYYVGRGVVIDLDEIEGLGKFVEAEAIAEREDVLNETVERLIRLLKELGVERFERRSYLELILGREVEHGEVG
- a CDS encoding lysyl aminopeptidase codes for the protein MVNLELLKKVVEAPGVSGYEFLGIRDVVIEGLEDYVDEIYVDRLGNVIAHKKGSGPRVMIAAHMDKIGVMVNHIDKEGYLHVVPVGGVDPRTLVAQRIRFFTEKGERFGVVGHIPPHLQKPEDRKKAADWDTIVVDVGADSKEEAEEMGFKVGTIGEFAPAFVQLNENRIATPYLDDRVCLYAMIETARAVENHEADIYFVASVQEEVGLRGARVASYAIDPEIGIAMDVTFAKQVGDKGKIVPKLGGGPVMDVGPNINPKIRAFADEIAKKYEIPLQVEASPRPTGTDANIMQINREGVATAVLSIPIRYMHSQVETADLRDIDLTVKLAKHMLEELREIDLTP
- the hjc gene encoding Holliday junction resolvase Hjc, translated to MGYRRGASAERELIKMLEDAGFAVVRSAGSKKVDIVAGNGGLYLCIEVKSTHSDRLYFSEGDYEKLVSFARQFGGRPVVAVKFVNKGWRFFFPEQLEKSGRNYKISFRTRRYLTFEEVIGRQRLLEGW